AGGAGAGGGAGACCGTCTTTTCCGATCTGGCCGCCGCCCTCACCGGGGTACAGGACGTCCTCGCCCCGATCCCGGAGAAGAGGGTCTTTTTTCTGGGGGACGAGTACCTGAAGGCCGAGGTCACGGTCATCCCCGCACTCGCGGAGATGGAGGGGCTGTACCGGGCGTCGCGGGTCAGGGACTCCTCACGGTCGGTGCCTGTCGATAAGGACGGCACGGCCCGCGCCACCGTCGCCGGATGGTGCTTCGACGGCAGGGAGACCGACCTCTCCTTCCTGATCGCCCGGACCGTCGAGGAGTTTCTCGAAGGCTTCGAACTCGCCTCCCGGTATGCGGGGAGGTGTGATGCCTACCGGTTCTACCATACGTACAACGAGGCCCTCGCGGCATATGCGGCCCTCCTGCTCCTGAAGCAGGGGTCTGCCGCCCACATCGACCTGCCACGGGGCCTCGTCGAGGGAATGGGGCCGGCAGAGAGAGAGGCGTTCCTTACCCTTGCCGGGAGCCTGGACCTCTCCGACGCCCCCGGACTCCTGCGGGATCTGGCGGCGGCATTCGGAGAGACCTATGCCGACGTGTATGTAGCGGTCACCGGCCTTCCCAGGGCGCCTGAGACCATCGCACGCTGCACAGGCAGGTTCCTGCAGCGGGACAGGATGACATAGCGGTAGATTTTATATAGCGCCGGCACCCAGGGGCAGACAGGTCCGCCCCGCCAT
This window of the Methanofollis ethanolicus genome carries:
- a CDS encoding nucleotidyltransferase domain-containing protein; this encodes MFGEKVLDGIRKFVESKEGIRAMVLTGSWARGEATEQSDVDVFLVTAEERETVFSDLAAALTGVQDVLAPIPEKRVFFLGDEYLKAEVTVIPALAEMEGLYRASRVRDSSRSVPVDKDGTARATVAGWCFDGRETDLSFLIARTVEEFLEGFELASRYAGRCDAYRFYHTYNEALAAYAALLLLKQGSAAHIDLPRGLVEGMGPAEREAFLTLAGSLDLSDAPGLLRDLAAAFGETYADVYVAVTGLPRAPETIARCTGRFLQRDRMT